Below is a genomic region from Candidatus Eisenbacteria bacterium.
TGAAGCGGTCCGATCTCAGCCGTTCAGCGCCTTCGCCACGCGCAGGAGAATCTCCCGCGCCACCTCCCGCTTGGGCCGAAGCCCGAGGGGCTCCACGGCCCCTTGGGCATCGACCAGCGTCACGTCGTTCCGGTCCGAGCCGAACTCGGAGCCCTCGCGGGTCGGGTTGTTCACCGCGATGAGATCGAGTCCCTTCCTCTTGCGCTTCTCCTTGCCGCGTCGGATCTCGTCCCGGGTCTCGAGGGCGAAGCCGACGAGGTGCTTCCTCGGGTAGCGCTCCCGGACCTGCCGCAGGATATCGGGGGTGGCCTTCAGATTCAGCCTCATTCCGTCGTCGGTGCGGGGGATCTTGCCGGCACTCGACTTAGCCGGCGCGAAGTCGCTCACCGCGGCGGCCATGATGAGGGCGTCCGCGCCCTTCATCTCGCGCAGGACGGCGTCCGACATGGCCGCGGCCGTGATCGCCTCGATCCGGTCGACACCGGACGGCGGCGCGGCCGAGGTGCGGGCGAGGATGAGACGGACGTTCGCGCCGAGGTCCCGCGCCGCCTCGGCGATCGCGAAGCCCATCTTGCCGCTCGAGCGGTTCGTGATCACGCGCACGGGATCGATCGGCTCCTCGGTGCCGCCCGCGGTCACGACGATGGTGCGGCCGTGCAAGGGGAGGCCGTTCGCGGAACCGCTGGCCTTCACCTTCCCCTTCCCGCCGCGTCCCGAGGCACCGAGGGCGTCCACGCACGCGTCGACGATCGCGTCGAGCGACGACATGCGGCCGAGCCCCCACTCGCCGTCCGCCAGCTCCCCCTCTTCCGGCCCGACGAACCGCACGCCGCGCTCGCGCAGCAGCGCGACGTTCGCCTGGACCGCGGCGTGCTCCCACATCGCGACGTTCATCGCGGGAGCCATCAGCACGGGAGATCGCGTGGCGAGGAGCGCGGTGGAGAGGAGATCGTCCGCGAGCCCATGGGCGAGCTTGCCGAGGACGTTCGCGGTGGCGGGAGCGACGAGGACGAGCGAGGCCTCGCGCGCCATCCCGATGTGGGCCATGCCCAGCGCGGACGGAGGCGAGTCCTCGAACCACGGCCCGTTCCCGAGCGCCGCCTCCTCGAACAGACGAGACAGCACCGGACCGTGCGTGACCGAACGAAGCGCGTCGCGCGTGACGAATCGCCGCGCGCGCGCGGTGAGGATGACGGAGACGTGCGCCCCCTCGCGACCGAGGGCCCGCACCAGCTCGGGCGTCTTGTATGCGGCGACCCCCCCGGTGATCCCGAGGAGGATCCGCGCGCCGGCGAGCCTGCCCCCCGTCACCTCACGCTACTCCTCCGAGTCGGACGGCGCCGGCTCGGCGCTCTCCACCGCGTCCTCTGCTTCGTAGCGGTAGAGCACGTTTCCCTTCAGAGCCTCCTCGAGGGCGACGTTCGTCACCTTGCCGCCGACGTTCAAGCCGGTCTGGCGGGAGAGCTCGTTCAAGCGGCGCGCTTCCTTGGCCGCGACGATGATCAGCTCGTACTTGTTGGGGATGTTGCTGGAGCGAAGCACGTCTTTCGGGTCCAAACCGGTCCTCCTCGTGTTCCGGGTCTAGGCGTCGATCCGGCGCGACGCACGGCAGCGTTCGGCCTCGACGATGGCGAGCACCTTCCGCGCCGCGGTCTCCAGATCGTCGTTCACGACCGCGTAATCATACTCCCGCATCAGCGCGATCTCGCGCTGCGCGTTCTCGAGGCGGACCTGGATCTTGTCCTCGCGGTCGGTGCCGCGCGCCCGGAGGCGATCCTCGAGATCTTCCAGCGACGGGGGCAGGACGAAGATGAGCACCGCGTCCCGGTACACCCGCCGCACCGACTGCCCCCCCTGGACGTCGACATCCAGGAGCACGTTCCGTCCCGACTCGAGCACCCGCTCGATCTGGCTCCGGAGCGTGCCGTACATCTCCCCGTGGACCTGGGCGTGCTCCACGAAGTCCCCGGAGTCCACGCGTCGCTGGAACTCGTCGCGCGTGAGGAAGAAGTAGTCCTTGCCTTCCACCTCGTGCGCCCGCTTCGGCCTCGTGGTCGCCGAGACCGAGTAGACGAGATCCCCGCCGTTCCCGCGCAGGAGCGCCTTCACGAAGGAGCTCTTGCCCGCGCCCGACGGGCCCGAGATCACCACGACGAACCGGCGATAGTCCGAGCCGATCACGCCGGTCTCACTCGATGTTCTGAACCTGCTCGCGAATCCGCTCAAGTTCCTCTTTGATCTCGACCACCTGTTCCACGATCGGAACGTCCGCCGACTTGGAGCCGATCGTGTTGATCTCGCGGTTCATCTCTTGCAGGAGGAAGTTGAGCTTCCTCCCGGGAGCGGATTCCGTCGTGAGGAGCTTCCGGAAATGGTCGCAGTGCGCCTCGAGGCGCACGCACTCCTCGGTCGAGTCGAGCTTCTCCGAGAGGATCGCCACCTCCTGGGCCATGCGGTCTTCCGAGAGGTCCGCGCCCTCGAGCAGGATTCGGATCCGCTCGCGGTACTTCTCGGCGGTCTCGCGCACCTTGAGCGGCGCGCGCTCCCGGATCTTGGCGACCCGGTCGCGGACGCTCTCGACGCGCATCTCGAGATCCTTCCGGAGCGCGCTCCCCTCGGTCTCCTTCATCCGGATCATGTCCTCGGTCGCAGCCGTGACCACGTCCCGGAGGAGGCCCAGGTAGAACTCCGGATCCCTTCGGACTTCGCTCCAGACGAAGAGATTCGGCATGGACGCGAACGTCTGGAGCTCCACGTCACCGGAGAGCGAGTACTTCTTCTTGAGCGCCTGGAGGAGCTCCATGTACCGGTCCGCCGCGCGCTCGTCCAGCGAGAGCGTTCCGGTGGGATCGTGGACCTCCTCGCCGTTCTCGCCCCACGTCACCGCGAGCGTGATCTTCCCGCGGTTCGTCCGCTCCATGACGATCTTCCGCGCCTCGGCCTCGTACGAGGCCAGGGCGCGCGGAAGACGCGCCGACAGCTCGCAGAAGCGGTGATTGACGGACCGGACTTCGGCCGCGAGGCGGAGGCCGTCCACGAGGACCTCCCCCCTGCCGTATCCCGTCATGCTTCGGATCATGGTGGTTCGAATGACTCCTCGGGGGTGGCCGATCACTGTAACCCGTTCCGGGAGTGCCGTCAATGCGGGTCCGGTGGGTGGCACCGAGGCCGACTCATCGGACCTTCAGGATCCGAGCCGCAGGCTTCTCTCGATGGTGCCGTACGTTCCGGCTTCCAGGAAGGTGAACAGCCGGAG
It encodes:
- a CDS encoding YicC/YloC family endoribonuclease; translation: MIRSMTGYGRGEVLVDGLRLAAEVRSVNHRFCELSARLPRALASYEAEARKIVMERTNRGKITLAVTWGENGEEVHDPTGTLSLDERAADRYMELLQALKKKYSLSGDVELQTFASMPNLFVWSEVRRDPEFYLGLLRDVVTAATEDMIRMKETEGSALRKDLEMRVESVRDRVAKIRERAPLKVRETAEKYRERIRILLEGADLSEDRMAQEVAILSEKLDSTEECVRLEAHCDHFRKLLTTESAPGRKLNFLLQEMNREINTIGSKSADVPIVEQVVEIKEELERIREQVQNIE
- the gmk gene encoding guanylate kinase, with the translated sequence MIGSDYRRFVVVISGPSGAGKSSFVKALLRGNGGDLVYSVSATTRPKRAHEVEGKDYFFLTRDEFQRRVDSGDFVEHAQVHGEMYGTLRSQIERVLESGRNVLLDVDVQGGQSVRRVYRDAVLIFVLPPSLEDLEDRLRARGTDREDKIQVRLENAQREIALMREYDYAVVNDDLETAARKVLAIVEAERCRASRRIDA
- the coaBC gene encoding bifunctional phosphopantothenoylcysteine decarboxylase/phosphopantothenate--cysteine ligase CoaBC produces the protein MTGGRLAGARILLGITGGVAAYKTPELVRALGREGAHVSVILTARARRFVTRDALRSVTHGPVLSRLFEEAALGNGPWFEDSPPSALGMAHIGMAREASLVLVAPATANVLGKLAHGLADDLLSTALLATRSPVLMAPAMNVAMWEHAAVQANVALLRERGVRFVGPEEGELADGEWGLGRMSSLDAIVDACVDALGASGRGGKGKVKASGSANGLPLHGRTIVVTAGGTEEPIDPVRVITNRSSGKMGFAIAEAARDLGANVRLILARTSAAPPSGVDRIEAITAAAMSDAVLREMKGADALIMAAAVSDFAPAKSSAGKIPRTDDGMRLNLKATPDILRQVRERYPRKHLVGFALETRDEIRRGKEKRKRKGLDLIAVNNPTREGSEFGSDRNDVTLVDAQGAVEPLGLRPKREVAREILLRVAKALNG
- the rpoZ gene encoding DNA-directed RNA polymerase subunit omega; amino-acid sequence: MDPKDVLRSSNIPNKYELIIVAAKEARRLNELSRQTGLNVGGKVTNVALEEALKGNVLYRYEAEDAVESAEPAPSDSEE